A window from Leptothermofonsia sichuanensis E412 encodes these proteins:
- a CDS encoding mercuric reductase, whose translation MPHSIQQEPALQPLDEYNQSLMSHVHPPDWVNPQPADGYDLVVIGAGTAGLVVAAGAAGLGLGLKIALIERSLMGGDCLNVGCVPSKCVIRSSRVVADMQAAMPFGIQPPDKIEVDFAAVMQRMRRIRASISHHDSAERFRQLGIDVFLGDAQFVSEAAIAVNDCHLRFKKAVIATGARATRPRVPGLAEAGYLTNETVFSLTECPRRLAVIGGGPIGCELAQAFHRLGSEVTLLHKHEHLLDREDADAAEIIQQQFVNENLHLILDCALETVEKNDVGKVIHYRQNGAVKSVIVDEILVGAGRTPNVDGLNLEAAGVEYDAHQGVVVNDYLQTTNSRIYAAGDICMNWKFTHAADAAARIVIKNTLFSPFGLGRSKLSSLVMPWVTYTDPEIAHVGLYEQEAQAKGLESNTIKIPFSSIDRALADGEPDGFVKILHKRGSDQILGATIVARHAGEMISEITLAIATKQGLSALSGVIHPYPTQSEAIKKAADAYRRTLLTSRTQKLLKLLTKFS comes from the coding sequence ATGCCTCATTCAATTCAGCAAGAACCTGCTCTCCAGCCGCTGGATGAGTATAATCAATCTCTTATGTCCCATGTCCACCCGCCGGACTGGGTCAATCCCCAACCCGCAGATGGCTACGATCTGGTGGTAATTGGGGCAGGTACGGCTGGGCTGGTTGTGGCGGCTGGGGCGGCTGGCCTGGGGCTGGGATTGAAAATTGCGTTGATTGAAAGAAGTCTGATGGGGGGAGACTGCCTGAATGTGGGGTGCGTACCTTCCAAATGCGTGATTCGCTCCTCACGGGTGGTTGCCGACATGCAGGCGGCGATGCCCTTCGGCATTCAGCCCCCCGATAAGATTGAGGTTGATTTTGCTGCCGTCATGCAACGGATGCGGCGAATTCGTGCCAGCATCAGCCATCACGACTCAGCCGAGCGGTTTCGTCAGTTAGGAATTGATGTATTTCTGGGGGACGCTCAGTTTGTCAGTGAAGCCGCGATCGCGGTCAATGACTGTCACTTGCGGTTCAAGAAAGCTGTCATTGCCACGGGTGCCCGTGCCACTCGTCCCAGGGTTCCAGGGCTGGCAGAAGCGGGGTATCTGACCAATGAAACTGTTTTTTCCCTGACCGAATGTCCCAGACGACTGGCTGTCATTGGCGGTGGACCGATTGGTTGTGAGCTGGCGCAGGCATTTCACCGACTGGGTAGCGAAGTGACGTTATTGCATAAACATGAGCATTTACTGGATCGTGAAGATGCGGATGCGGCTGAAATTATTCAACAGCAGTTTGTCAACGAAAATCTCCACCTGATTCTGGACTGCGCCCTCGAAACGGTGGAAAAAAATGATGTGGGTAAAGTGATTCACTACCGCCAGAATGGCGCTGTTAAGAGTGTAATCGTAGACGAGATTTTGGTCGGGGCTGGACGCACACCCAATGTGGATGGGTTGAATTTAGAAGCCGCGGGTGTTGAGTATGATGCTCATCAGGGTGTGGTCGTCAATGACTATCTCCAGACCACCAATTCCCGCATTTATGCAGCCGGAGACATCTGCATGAACTGGAAATTTACCCATGCCGCTGATGCCGCTGCCCGAATCGTGATTAAAAACACGTTGTTTTCTCCCTTTGGGCTGGGACGTAGCAAACTCAGTAGCCTGGTGATGCCCTGGGTCACCTATACCGATCCAGAAATTGCTCACGTTGGTTTATATGAACAGGAGGCACAGGCAAAGGGATTGGAGTCTAATACAATCAAAATTCCCTTCTCCAGCATCGATCGGGCACTGGCAGATGGTGAACCGGATGGCTTTGTCAAAATCTTGCATAAGCGCGGGTCAGACCAGATTCTGGGGGCAACCATTGTGGCACGCCATGCTGGGGAAATGATCAGTGAGATTACATTGGCGATCGCCACCAAACAGGGACTCAGTGCCCTATCTGGAGTGATTCATCCCTATCCCACTCAGTCAGAAGCGATCAAAAAAGCCGCTGATGCCTATCGGCGGACACTCTTAACTTCTCGAACCCAAAAACTTTTGAAACTATTAACGAAGTTTAGTTGA
- a CDS encoding PAS domain S-box protein encodes MTKQVVQGAIAFVILMGVLALVGWQFEIERLKHGFLVSPFAMKGNTALCFVIAGMLLALLQIKRQPQNLSTRQGLKRLIWLGAGFITLVGALTLSQYIFGWNLGIDEWLFRGRDMAETPYPGRMAETTALNMILTGVALMLFGQNQRRSDWFAQLLSFLVGLIALVPLIGYVFKVSILYTFTVPSTGVAFNTVITFLVLSLGLLLTRPRRGLMQTVSSPLIGGKIARQLLPWTLLYPLLLNWLMLEGEQHLWHDSALTYAYHVFVLTITFSVLIWWTARSLNRTDFQRQQAETHLKRLNRSLAKRVAERTAELVKTQTILNDILNSAIASSIVRFRVFPNRDWQYEYQSPGCETLFGYRAEEILGDKTLWLSRVVPEDVETLVIPLFDAFFACRTATIEYRFQHKDGSLRWISGTYTSRYDETTDSWIVTGVSSDISDRKQTEADLRESEERLQLAFEASGDGLWDWHIATGKVYYSPLWLEMLGYAADELPQDFSTWEQLVHPDDMLWVRELLAKHLKGSRGAYEFDYRLRTKAGTWKWVANYGKVVDRDRQGNPLRMIGIHRDIDARKRAEEALRQSEARSRVLINALPDLLIRMRADGTYLDFHNNADFQVYRPHNHYEGITVYDALPPELAQQRMEYVQQTLQTGKLQVYEQEIMVAGKKRVEEVRLAVCGKDEILVIVRDITDRKRAEQELELQAVITRTMAEGICLIMAADGAIVYTNPKFDQMFGYSAGELIGNQVSILNYQDEHTSASQVAQMIIQSILDRGEATYEVHNVKKDGTPFWCQATASTFKHPEHGTVFVVIQQDITGRKQAEETITASLKEKEILLQEIHHRVKNNLGIVSSLLQMQLRRIQDNEAANILRDSQNRIASIALVHEKLYRSQDLAKINFAQYISDLTAHLFASYNMRPHQIQLTIQIDEVCLNVETAISCGLIINELISNALKYAFPNDQRGEIQVRLYQEGETMTTLLVRDNGRGLPPDFELRTARTLGMTLVQGLVQQLRGTIAINRQQGTEFKVCFCRKYTLPGYRFYPLDKVEMR; translated from the coding sequence ATGACTAAACAGGTTGTTCAAGGGGCGATCGCTTTCGTCATCCTGATGGGAGTACTGGCTCTGGTGGGCTGGCAGTTTGAGATTGAACGGCTGAAGCATGGGTTTCTGGTCAGTCCCTTCGCCATGAAAGGCAATACAGCCCTCTGTTTTGTGATTGCTGGTATGTTGCTGGCCCTACTGCAAATTAAACGCCAGCCACAAAATTTAAGCACCAGGCAGGGGTTGAAGCGTTTAATCTGGTTGGGGGCAGGGTTCATTACCCTGGTTGGTGCCCTCACGCTCAGCCAGTACATTTTTGGCTGGAACCTTGGTATTGATGAGTGGCTGTTTCGGGGTAGGGACATGGCAGAAACACCCTATCCGGGCAGAATGGCGGAGACTACAGCCCTAAACATGATACTGACTGGTGTTGCGCTGATGCTGTTTGGGCAGAATCAGCGACGCAGTGATTGGTTCGCCCAGCTATTGAGCTTTTTGGTAGGTTTGATTGCGCTGGTGCCCCTGATTGGCTATGTGTTTAAAGTCAGTATTCTCTATACCTTTACGGTACCCTCTACGGGAGTTGCCTTCAATACAGTCATCACTTTTCTGGTGCTCAGCCTGGGACTGCTGTTGACTCGCCCCAGGCGGGGGCTGATGCAAACGGTGAGCAGCCCATTGATAGGCGGGAAGATAGCACGGCAGTTACTGCCCTGGACGTTACTCTATCCACTGCTGCTGAATTGGCTGATGCTAGAGGGTGAGCAGCATCTATGGCACGACTCTGCACTCACCTATGCCTATCACGTTTTTGTTCTAACGATTACCTTTTCAGTGCTGATCTGGTGGACGGCGCGATCGCTTAATCGGACCGATTTTCAGCGTCAGCAGGCTGAAACCCATCTGAAGCGGTTGAATCGATCGCTGGCCAAGAGAGTAGCGGAGCGCACCGCAGAATTGGTAAAGACTCAAACCATCCTGAACGACATCCTTAACAGTGCGATCGCCTCTTCGATTGTGCGCTTTCGGGTATTTCCCAATCGCGACTGGCAGTATGAATACCAGTCTCCAGGCTGTGAAACGCTTTTTGGCTATCGGGCAGAAGAAATTTTGGGGGATAAGACTCTCTGGTTATCGCGAGTAGTTCCAGAAGATGTGGAAACCCTGGTGATACCGCTGTTTGACGCATTTTTTGCGTGCCGCACGGCAACCATTGAATATCGCTTCCAGCACAAAGATGGTTCCCTGCGCTGGATCTCTGGCACCTATACCTCCCGTTACGATGAAACCACGGATAGCTGGATTGTCACAGGAGTGAGCAGCGATATCAGCGATCGCAAGCAGACAGAGGCCGATCTGCGGGAGAGTGAAGAGCGATTACAACTGGCATTTGAAGCTTCAGGTGACGGGCTGTGGGATTGGCACATTGCTACTGGCAAAGTTTATTACAGCCCTCTCTGGCTGGAAATGTTAGGTTATGCAGCCGATGAGTTACCCCAGGATTTCAGCACCTGGGAACAGTTGGTACACCCTGACGATATGCTTTGGGTCAGGGAACTTCTGGCAAAACACCTGAAAGGCAGTCGTGGAGCCTATGAGTTTGACTACCGATTGCGGACCAAAGCAGGCACCTGGAAATGGGTAGCAAATTACGGCAAAGTCGTCGATCGAGACCGGCAGGGTAACCCATTGCGAATGATTGGCATCCATCGGGATATTGATGCTCGCAAACGTGCTGAAGAGGCTTTGCGTCAAAGTGAAGCCAGAAGTCGGGTTTTGATTAATGCCTTACCCGATCTGCTGATTCGGATGCGGGCAGATGGCACCTACCTGGATTTTCACAACAACGCTGATTTTCAGGTTTATCGCCCCCATAACCATTATGAGGGCATCACCGTCTACGACGCCCTCCCCCCCGAGCTGGCACAACAGCGCATGGAGTATGTGCAGCAAACGCTGCAAACCGGAAAGCTTCAGGTATATGAGCAGGAGATCATGGTTGCGGGCAAAAAACGGGTGGAAGAAGTGCGACTTGCGGTCTGTGGCAAGGATGAAATCCTGGTCATTGTGCGGGACATTACTGATCGCAAACGCGCCGAACAGGAACTGGAATTGCAAGCAGTGATCACACGCACGATGGCAGAAGGCATCTGTCTGATCATGGCGGCAGATGGAGCGATCGTCTACACCAATCCTAAATTTGACCAGATGTTTGGCTACAGTGCTGGTGAACTTATCGGAAACCAGGTGTCGATTCTCAACTACCAGGATGAACACACCAGTGCCAGCCAGGTCGCCCAGATGATCATCCAGTCCATTCTGGATAGGGGAGAAGCCACCTACGAAGTCCACAATGTAAAAAAAGATGGCACTCCCTTCTGGTGTCAGGCTACGGCTTCCACCTTTAAACATCCCGAACATGGAACTGTGTTCGTCGTCATTCAGCAAGATATTACCGGACGTAAACAGGCAGAAGAGACCATTACGGCCTCTCTCAAAGAAAAGGAGATCTTACTTCAAGAGATTCACCATCGGGTCAAAAATAATTTGGGCATTGTCAGCAGTTTGCTTCAGATGCAACTCAGGCGTATCCAGGATAATGAGGCAGCCAACATTCTGCGGGATAGCCAGAACCGCATTGCTTCCATTGCCCTTGTCCACGAAAAACTTTACCGGTCTCAAGACCTGGCAAAGATAAATTTTGCTCAATACATCTCTGACCTGACTGCCCATTTATTTGCGTCTTACAATATGCGACCGCACCAGATTCAACTCACCATTCAGATAGATGAGGTTTGCCTGAACGTTGAAACAGCAATTTCCTGCGGCCTGATTATCAACGAATTGATTTCCAATGCCTTAAAGTATGCTTTTCCCAATGACCAGCGGGGGGAAATTCAGGTCAGGCTTTACCAGGAAGGGGAAACTATGACCACACTTCTGGTGCGGGACAATGGCAGGGGACTGCCGCCAGATTTTGAGCTGAGGACGGCCCGAACATTGGGTATGACACTGGTGCAGGGATTGGTTCAGCAACTCAGGGGCACGATCGCCATCAACCGTCAGCAGGGCACCGAATTCAAAGTATGTTTCTGTCGGAAATATACTTTGCCGGGGTATAGATTTTACCCTCTAGATAAAGTAGAAATGAGGTAG
- a CDS encoding RsmB/NOP family class I SAM-dependent RNA methyltransferase, which produces METPSRLLVKLSQRLFEEPGDRDQFLDHLLDPKPFHPCILWRDEKPRPYPFELEPALPWQPEFVDRLAIGQKPGQHSLHQQGAFYCLDFSSVFAASPLLEIPSPVGVVADVCASPGGKSIFTWVALHPTLLLSNEVIGKRTAQLIANLKRCRIQPAIALRLDSKILAQSIPQTAQVVLVDAPCTGQSLLAKGGKAPGCFHPITINNNASRQKRILANSAQLVAPQGYLLYMTCTYSPEENEQVAEWFLARFPQFQPVSVPYLAEYQSHLTTLACYRLFPQQGIGAGAFTILFHHTGVGTTPQISEEFLSRVGHFMPVPD; this is translated from the coding sequence ATGGAAACACCTTCCAGGTTATTGGTTAAGTTAAGCCAGCGGTTGTTTGAAGAGCCGGGCGATCGCGACCAGTTCCTCGATCATCTGCTGGACCCCAAACCTTTTCATCCATGCATTCTCTGGAGGGATGAAAAGCCACGCCCTTATCCGTTTGAATTAGAACCAGCCCTACCCTGGCAACCTGAATTTGTGGATCGGTTGGCCATTGGGCAAAAACCAGGGCAACACTCCCTGCACCAGCAGGGTGCATTCTACTGCCTGGATTTTTCATCGGTCTTTGCCGCTTCTCCTCTGCTCGAAATCCCATCTCCGGTAGGGGTAGTGGCTGATGTGTGTGCGTCTCCAGGTGGCAAGAGCATCTTTACCTGGGTCGCCTTGCACCCAACCCTGCTGCTGAGTAACGAAGTGATTGGAAAACGAACCGCCCAGTTGATTGCCAATTTGAAGCGATGTCGAATTCAACCGGCGATCGCCCTTCGCCTCGACTCCAAAATCCTGGCGCAGTCCATTCCCCAGACTGCTCAGGTTGTTTTAGTAGATGCTCCCTGCACCGGACAATCTCTGCTTGCCAAAGGCGGTAAGGCTCCGGGCTGTTTTCACCCCATCACCATCAACAACAATGCCAGCCGCCAGAAGCGCATCCTGGCAAATTCAGCACAACTGGTCGCACCCCAGGGCTACCTGCTCTATATGACGTGCACCTACTCTCCGGAGGAAAATGAACAGGTTGCCGAATGGTTTTTAGCCCGGTTCCCCCAGTTTCAACCGGTCAGCGTTCCCTACCTGGCAGAGTACCAGTCCCATCTCACCACCCTTGCCTGCTACCGTCTGTTTCCCCAGCAAGGTATCGGCGCTGGGGCATTCACCATCCTGTTTCACCATACGGGAGTCGGGACCACACCGCAAATTTCTGAGGAGTTTCTCAGCCGTGTGGGGCATTTTATGCCAGTCCCTGACTGA
- a CDS encoding tetratricopeptide repeat protein, which yields MPVAILSIGWIVSISVHEFGHAVIAYWGGDTSVKEKGYLACNPTKFANPLLSLVLPVVLLLVAGIPLSGQASYINYQQLRGRGWHSAVAAAGPASNLMLALMLALPFRLQWIASATHPMLWSVVACLIVLNLCMAMLNLLPIPPLDGYGVIEPWLPPVVQSWFRGLRRLGLWVLVGLLWSNYQIYWMFMQPSLEAARWMNVPLLPLVGHYCRLDPEILTFSLLAALLVMGTCWIIRVICCPVVLLDLVGFGWLLARQPCQALACFERVLQTQPTSYTSWLNRGNALSQLHRYEEAIAAYEQAIHLKPRYYNPLFRQGTHQAWMNRGNALYNLKRYQEALASYNQAIQLQPQNSLLWYNKGVALSHWGWQENALARLSEALTAYAQAIHLKPNYYQAWYNQGIILSQLGNHEAALTAFETVLKLQPTFAPVWLNQGLLLTDLQRSQQALHAFKQLIQLQPDHYLSWHHWGNGLTLVGQYEEAISAYNQAIQLQPNHADTWYKKACCYLHQNQKELAINLLQTAFHLKPELREYARTDGALESIYPYL from the coding sequence TTGCCCGTAGCCATTCTTAGTATTGGCTGGATTGTATCCATTAGTGTCCATGAATTTGGTCATGCGGTGATTGCCTACTGGGGAGGAGACACATCGGTCAAAGAAAAAGGCTATCTCGCCTGTAATCCGACTAAATTTGCCAATCCGCTTCTGAGCCTGGTGTTGCCAGTCGTCCTGTTACTGGTTGCTGGAATTCCCCTCTCTGGACAGGCAAGCTACATTAATTATCAACAATTGCGGGGGCGCGGGTGGCACAGTGCCGTCGCTGCCGCAGGACCTGCCAGTAATCTGATGCTGGCACTGATGCTGGCACTGCCCTTTCGACTCCAGTGGATTGCGTCAGCTACCCATCCAATGCTCTGGTCAGTGGTGGCATGTTTAATTGTGCTCAACCTTTGTATGGCGATGCTGAACTTACTCCCCATTCCACCCCTGGACGGATATGGGGTGATTGAACCCTGGCTGCCGCCTGTTGTGCAGTCCTGGTTCAGGGGCTTACGCAGACTGGGGCTTTGGGTACTGGTTGGGCTGCTGTGGTCCAACTACCAGATTTACTGGATGTTCATGCAGCCCAGTTTGGAAGCTGCCCGATGGATGAATGTACCCCTGTTGCCGCTTGTAGGACATTATTGCAGGTTAGACCCCGAAATATTGACCTTTTCCCTACTGGCCGCCCTGCTGGTCATGGGTACCTGTTGGATAATCCGAGTCATTTGCTGCCCTGTTGTTCTGCTGGATTTGGTTGGGTTTGGCTGGCTCCTGGCCCGCCAGCCCTGCCAGGCCCTTGCCTGTTTTGAGCGAGTATTGCAAACCCAACCAACCAGCTATACAAGCTGGCTAAACCGGGGCAACGCCCTGAGCCAGTTGCATCGTTACGAAGAGGCGATCGCGGCTTATGAGCAGGCCATCCATCTGAAACCCAGGTACTACAATCCACTATTTCGGCAAGGGACGCACCAGGCATGGATGAATCGAGGCAATGCTCTGTATAATCTGAAACGTTACCAGGAAGCATTAGCTTCCTACAATCAGGCAATTCAACTCCAGCCCCAAAACTCACTCCTCTGGTATAACAAGGGCGTCGCTCTCAGCCACTGGGGATGGCAGGAAAATGCCCTGGCCAGACTGTCTGAAGCATTGACTGCTTATGCCCAGGCAATACACCTCAAGCCCAATTATTATCAGGCATGGTACAACCAGGGAATTATTCTGAGTCAATTGGGTAACCACGAAGCTGCCCTCACGGCCTTTGAAACTGTCCTGAAACTGCAACCCACCTTTGCACCAGTCTGGCTGAATCAGGGGCTGCTGTTGACCGACTTGCAGCGATCGCAACAGGCGCTCCACGCCTTCAAGCAGCTAATCCAGCTTCAACCTGACCATTACTTGAGCTGGCATCATTGGGGCAACGGGCTGACCCTGGTGGGACAGTATGAAGAGGCGATCAGCGCTTACAACCAGGCAATTCAGTTACAGCCCAACCATGCAGACACGTGGTACAAAAAAGCGTGCTGTTATTTGCATCAAAATCAGAAAGAACTGGCCATTAACCTCTTGCAAACCGCCTTTCATCTGAAACCCGAACTGCGAGAGTATGCCAGAACCGATGGTGCCCTGGAGTCTATCTATCCCTACCTGTAG
- a CDS encoding Uma2 family endonuclease, whose translation MTMINLVKVPIKSIDLSPGSHLSIPDVTWEQYEALLEELGEKRRSPKINYYNGTLELMSPLPKHERWKRLIVGLVESILKAQKRPWEPLGSTTFKRKSMAAGLEPDDCFYIQNYRVVIGKERIDLDIDPPPDLAIEADLTSQTQQETYEALDVPELWIYGQDKLKIYVLRNGKYEESAISPTFPELPVAEIVSRTISQAQTLGYSQTLLEFEAWLSNQETIQDASKEALQQHSNR comes from the coding sequence ATGACCATGATTAATCTGGTTAAAGTTCCCATCAAAAGCATTGACTTATCCCCAGGAAGCCATCTCTCCATTCCTGATGTGACCTGGGAGCAATATGAAGCACTCTTGGAAGAACTCGGTGAAAAACGGCGGAGTCCAAAAATCAACTATTACAACGGCACCTTAGAGCTTATGTCACCTCTCCCCAAGCATGAACGCTGGAAACGGCTCATTGTCGGACTGGTGGAAAGTATCCTCAAAGCTCAGAAACGACCTTGGGAACCGTTGGGATCAACCACCTTTAAGCGAAAAAGCATGGCAGCAGGACTCGAACCAGATGATTGCTTCTACATTCAGAATTACCGGGTTGTGATCGGGAAGGAGCGGATTGATCTCGACATTGACCCACCACCCGATCTTGCCATTGAAGCCGATTTAACTTCCCAAACCCAGCAGGAGACTTACGAAGCCCTGGATGTGCCAGAGCTATGGATTTATGGACAGGACAAGCTCAAGATCTACGTACTGCGAAATGGCAAGTATGAGGAATCAGCCATCAGTCCCACCTTTCCAGAATTGCCTGTGGCTGAGATTGTTTCCAGGACGATCTCCCAGGCGCAAACCCTTGGGTACAGTCAGACATTGCTGGAGTTTGAAGCATGGTTGAGTAATCAGGAGACGATCCAGGATGCCAGCAAAGAAGCCCTACAGCAACACTCCAATCGATAG
- a CDS encoding DUF4912 domain-containing protein: MSKERPPLEDMTLRQLRRVASEYGVSRYSRMRKEQLLAAIQEIQRSQGAPAPSRSLAAQEKVEAAKFDVGQEDVSGGSLAQVDEGLPDLPDGYGESRIVLMPRDPQWAYAYWDIPNESKEELRRQGGVQLALRLYDVTDLNLSVQSPHSLQEYPCDELAREWYLPIPVSDRDYIIDIGYRTFDGRWLLLARSAPVRIPPVYPSDWIEDYFLTISWDEDLRGKTFATLVPPSRRMGATGNAIYEQIFGMAQSAEAQRVAGSLFGSMQHVPGSVFGSVHMVESVSSYVFPSGVGAWAVPTMSGLTMSGVGISGLTTMSGLTMSGVGMSGVGMSGLTMSGIGMSGIGMSRLMTMSGLTMSGVGFSASLPAMRPRKFWLIADAELIVYGATEPDATVTIGGRPIKLNPDGTFRFQMSFQDGLIDFPIMAVAADGEQNRAIHMQFTRETPERRTNAKDEAVEEWLA, translated from the coding sequence ATGTCGAAAGAGCGCCCGCCCCTGGAGGATATGACACTACGGCAACTCCGCCGAGTTGCCAGTGAATACGGCGTATCTCGTTACAGCCGGATGCGTAAGGAGCAGCTTTTAGCTGCAATTCAGGAAATACAACGTAGTCAGGGTGCTCCTGCCCCATCCCGCAGTTTGGCGGCGCAAGAGAAGGTAGAAGCGGCCAAGTTTGATGTTGGTCAGGAAGATGTGAGCGGTGGCTCATTGGCACAGGTTGATGAGGGTCTGCCCGATTTACCGGATGGCTACGGTGAAAGCCGAATTGTGTTGATGCCGCGTGACCCTCAATGGGCTTACGCCTATTGGGATATTCCTAACGAGAGCAAGGAAGAATTACGCCGTCAGGGTGGAGTTCAACTGGCTCTCCGTCTCTACGATGTCACTGATCTCAATCTGTCTGTTCAGAGTCCCCACAGTTTGCAAGAGTACCCCTGCGACGAACTGGCACGGGAGTGGTACCTGCCAATTCCGGTCAGCGATCGCGACTATATCATCGACATTGGCTACCGTACCTTTGATGGTCGCTGGCTACTGCTGGCCCGCTCTGCTCCAGTTCGCATCCCCCCAGTCTATCCTTCCGATTGGATTGAAGATTACTTTCTCACCATTAGTTGGGATGAGGATTTGCGCGGCAAGACCTTTGCGACGCTGGTTCCCCCCAGCAGACGCATGGGCGCAACCGGCAATGCCATCTATGAGCAAATTTTTGGGATGGCTCAATCTGCCGAAGCCCAACGAGTTGCCGGTTCTCTGTTCGGTTCGATGCAGCACGTCCCCGGTTCAGTCTTTGGGTCTGTCCACATGGTTGAATCCGTCAGTTCCTATGTGTTCCCCTCTGGGGTAGGAGCATGGGCAGTTCCTACCATGTCTGGATTGACCATGTCTGGGGTAGGAATATCTGGGCTGACAACAATGTCCGGGTTGACCATGTCCGGTGTGGGAATGTCTGGAGTGGGAATGTCTGGACTGACCATGTCTGGGATAGGAATGTCTGGGATAGGAATGTCTAGGTTGATGACCATGTCCGGGCTGACCATGTCTGGTGTTGGCTTTTCTGCTTCGCTGCCCGCAATGCGCCCCCGCAAGTTCTGGCTCATTGCTGATGCCGAACTGATTGTCTATGGTGCAACCGAACCAGATGCTACAGTCACCATCGGTGGTCGCCCAATCAAGCTGAATCCTGATGGGACCTTCCGTTTCCAGATGTCCTTCCAGGATGGGTTGATTGACTTCCCCATCATGGCGGTTGCCGCCGATGGGGAGCAAAACCGTGCGATTCACATGCAATTTACCCGCGAAACCCCTGAACGCCGGACAAACGCTAAAGATGAAGCAGTAGAGGAATGGTTGGCTTAA
- a CDS encoding dihydrofolate reductase family protein: MKTQYYTATSLDGFIATEDDSLDWLFSLGDLNDSSYPAFIAEIGALAMGSTTYEWMIRNADRVAAETGSSWPYTQPVWVFTSRRLPVIEGADIRFVKGDVHQVHNEMRAAAEGKNIWIVGGGDLAGQFYDAGLLDELIIQIGSVTLGSGKQLFPRRVLSPTLRLLSVRQIGTGMAELRYEVAKCDRQIRRQSGSGFQQ; this comes from the coding sequence ATGAAGACCCAGTACTACACGGCTACAAGTCTCGACGGGTTCATCGCTACCGAAGATGACTCGTTGGACTGGCTATTTTCGCTTGGCGATTTGAATGATTCCAGCTATCCAGCGTTCATCGCTGAGATAGGTGCATTGGCCATGGGATCGACTACTTACGAGTGGATGATCCGCAACGCCGATAGGGTTGCAGCCGAGACCGGGTCATCGTGGCCATATACTCAGCCTGTCTGGGTATTCACCAGTCGCAGGCTCCCGGTAATCGAGGGTGCAGACATTCGATTTGTAAAAGGGGACGTGCACCAAGTTCATAATGAAATGCGAGCGGCTGCGGAGGGCAAGAACATCTGGATTGTGGGAGGTGGTGATCTGGCAGGGCAGTTCTATGATGCCGGGCTTCTGGATGAGCTAATCATCCAGATTGGGTCGGTTACCCTGGGCAGCGGTAAGCAACTGTTTCCGCGCCGGGTTCTAAGCCCAACCCTCCGGCTGCTATCGGTTCGCCAGATTGGTACCGGTATGGCTGAACTTCGTTATGAAGTGGCTAAGTGCGATCGCCAGATCAGAAGGCAGTCAGGTTCTGGATTCCAGCAGTAA
- a CDS encoding LmeA family phospholipid-binding protein has translation MHSDLDSNQLDALPDELEQPGLGMDGVSPRHKQSRIISKVLSPAVRLFLKTQLDRVEDLHFSIEAGDRQLLSGSINQVTVFARKAVYKGLCLSQVQITGQEIRTNLGQVVRRRQALRLIDEFPISGEVLWHQADLNASLQAPLLAGGITEFLLALFKAGLEDRHGLGRRSPQEVCLQIPRIVLEPERLTLAATLVAPQSSPTSVVIRTGFHLENGNQLRLFQPEQLSHLGAQSGSPLHHLDGFTFDLGSSVLIQELILEAGQLRCRGRVMVIPEG, from the coding sequence ATGCATTCAGACCTGGATTCCAATCAACTTGATGCTTTACCGGATGAGCTTGAACAACCCGGACTGGGGATGGATGGGGTATCCCCCAGGCACAAACAAAGCCGCATCATCAGTAAGGTATTATCACCAGCTGTCCGGCTATTTCTCAAAACGCAACTTGATCGGGTTGAAGATTTGCACTTTTCGATCGAGGCTGGCGATCGCCAGCTTCTATCAGGCAGCATTAATCAGGTCACCGTCTTTGCCCGTAAAGCCGTATACAAAGGGCTTTGTCTGAGCCAGGTGCAGATCACAGGGCAGGAGATTCGGACTAATCTGGGACAGGTTGTGCGGCGACGACAGGCACTCCGCCTGATCGACGAATTTCCCATTTCAGGTGAGGTTTTATGGCACCAGGCAGACCTGAATGCGTCCTTACAGGCTCCTCTGCTGGCAGGTGGTATCACTGAATTTTTGCTGGCTTTGTTCAAAGCGGGGCTGGAAGACCGGCACGGGCTGGGGCGGCGATCGCCGCAAGAGGTCTGTCTGCAAATCCCTCGCATTGTGCTTGAACCAGAGCGGTTGACCCTGGCAGCCACGCTGGTTGCTCCCCAGAGCAGTCCCACCAGCGTGGTCATTCGGACTGGCTTTCACCTGGAGAATGGCAACCAGTTGAGACTTTTTCAGCCGGAGCAACTTTCCCATCTGGGAGCACAATCAGGATCCCCCCTCCATCACCTGGATGGCTTCACCTTTGACCTCGGTTCCAGTGTTTTGATTCAGGAACTTATCCTGGAAGCCGGTCAGCTTCGGTGCCGGGGACGGGTGATGGTGATACCGGAAGGGTGA